The following is a genomic window from Nymphaea colorata isolate Beijing-Zhang1983 chromosome 3, ASM883128v2, whole genome shotgun sequence.
CAAGTCGTTTTTAAATGAGTCCAGCTCGTGTAACTCAAActgtttctctcattttcatatGACTCGCTTTGTTCGAACCGTATCGGTTAAATATAGCCACGTTTTCATTTATTGAAAGCGAGTATATATTCCCCCTCGGGGTTTATTACAATAAATTTTCATTAGTTTCCATCTTCCGCCGATTCCCCGAGACGGTACGCGGCGTAGAAACCTAGCGCCACAGACAGCACAAGAATGCCGATACCGACCGATACGATCTGTTTCCTCCGAGTCTTTAGTCCGACACTGAGACGGTTTATGTACTTGGATCTGCTCCAGCGGTCGTCCTTAGTCCCCAGAACTCCACGGTCCACCGACTTGTCTGCTGGTCTCCCATCTTCTTCACCGGAACCGGCCGAAGGAGCGGCCTTTCCGGCGGCTCGGGACATGTCCTGGGATTGTTTCCGGCTCTCTTCCGCAGTCCCCTTATCTCCAGGGGTCTCCGACTTGTCTGCTGGTCTCCCACCTTCTCCACCGGATCCGGCCGGAGGCTTGGCATCTCCAGCAGCTCGGGACTCGTCCTCGGATTTTTTATTGGCGATTGTGGTTCCTCCGGCGGCCGGTGCGTTCTCTTCCGACACAGGCGGCTGCTTCTTGGGTG
Proteins encoded in this region:
- the LOC116251027 gene encoding uncharacterized protein LOC116251027 is translated as MASKTAAAASDDYQPTFEWIQDQGNHILQVKLRPEFTKEDLKVQIDTMGSIRVGGEHKKDGQKPIAFRKSFRLPDNSKRSEIRARFQDGVLKVIIPMQAPPKKQPPVSEENAPAAGGTTIANKKSEDESRAAGDAKPPAGSGGEGGRPADKSETPGDKGTAEESRKQSQDMSRAAGKAAPSAGSGEEDGRPADKSVDRGVLGTKDDRWSRSKYINRLSVGLKTRRKQIVSVGIGILVLSVALGFYAAYRLGESAEDGN